One Paramisgurnus dabryanus chromosome 8, PD_genome_1.1, whole genome shotgun sequence DNA window includes the following coding sequences:
- the numa1 gene encoding nuclear mitotic apparatus protein 1 isoform X1, translated as MKVNKVKAEALSIWMNGMFPDEPFRQSVHIKDMLMRICCKLQEKEECEQLKSLPLDNKVEIVLNILHNDFHFSRTQSSLISQKINQGVDVELQLAKVALLLCYCSFKKKNLVPMSTSTEAVIASMFHFVKDNAEGLSLDEGLDQFLTQDSVMNVSSSSSDSGAGSSFYIDDESPLFSRFHRPPRVQFQELCTVASNSDGSPIQDIMSTPHFQLKKLRKELAEEGDIRDELEKELASQRNIILEKEGLISQLHHRVDRLLREQGQLEKDHKAALLELQEKNESLLHRVHEVLKQCQDLKTDNSQKEKKIDDLTEENGTLAAQVRNVFAQLARAEEEVAKLTLAHESSEAEWTNRREYLEKELHEAVTHREYLSEQVQILQGKISALEDELNKVQNQERGEVLGPIMEWEKLKQDLADLTLKLAQLQDTISCLQKEKAEVEALLAEERGSFEKETKRLQIVVFDLEQSISSIRMERETLQQAFQAQKEMLTAQIDALESDVSRMQQVEVQLTAEIKISADLRQQKGELEEKVASLDQMVNALQAEIQGLETERASQQDSLNALVVDLQSAKATLGEYEEKLKDHQNLLQEKDSLKKEAWTMRQEIDEHLKAIGDLQGQISFLRQEKTEEENKVSQAVTQIESLQSQILQLSEQISLKDEEIRNLSKEYDSLDHELKLVKEQNVEINEMIKTISKDHEDTIKKLQQELCCASLTASKKQEEMMSLSAEVTCLKEKICHYNENELQKQQEFFVLEAEHKVLMENATSLQNQLAEVKTMSVQKESELILLQQELCHQENLRKEAQELETVRFEKTVSELQAKILEVSSVASERAAFVTSLQEEIKDLQLRAKQSEDGLRSELEEKIDTLQRKLDAAKCVTADKEQLLECLEQKLREMEQLCQQKEKEVLEAHQAKVDLEKRIVELYVEKDQLIECQQKLDLLRKERDHLSAEVTSLKGDICRSLENERQKQQEISVLEANHNALKESLAALQSQLVEVTATASQKDSELLLLQQELAQQETLRKSAQELETVKCEEFERKVSELQTKIQEVSALSCEKEAQVISLQNEINHQQLRAKQTEDDLNKKLEEKVGCLQGDLDAANSVVAVKERLLESLEQKLREMEQLCQQKEKDVLETHQAKVDLEKRIVELYVEKDQLTECQQNLDLIRKERDNFSAEVTSLKKEICHSLENEQQKQQEISVLEANHNALKENLAALQSQLVEVTATASQKESELLLLQQELTQQETHRKKAQELETVKCEEFEKTTSELQAKIKEVSALACEREAQVISLQNEIKDQQLRAKQIEDDLNKKLEEKVGSLQGDLDVANSVAADKEQQLESLEKKLREVELLCQQKEKTVIEVHQTKEALEKRIVEHYVEKQQLNECQQNLDILKKERDQMSAEITSLKEEVHSYQENEMQKQHERSLIEVECNTLKENLAAVKVQLLEVTSTCSQKESEFLLLKNELHQQEILRKTAQELENAKCEDLERKVSDLQAKILEVSTLASEREACVTSLQEKLTDHQLRAKQSEDDLRRELEEKIGTLQVQLETASHHAAEKDRLQQSLDEKVREMEQQNEKDVFETHQAKEDLERRIVELLDEKQHLNECQQNLETMRKERDHLSAEVTSLKEEICHYQENQVKKQQEMAVLEVEHNTLKKNLDALNNRLEEVTTIASQKESELALLQNELSQQEVLKENAQELEKNVSELQAKILEVSTLASERKAQISLLQDEVKNQQLSAIQSENDLRKELEEKIGILQGQFKTASCDAAEKDSILKSVGQKLKEMEVLYQQKEKDVFESHKAKVDLEKRIVELLDEKQQLNECQQNLDTMNKERDHLSSLSQSLQRECDASQRIRAELELKVEEQSGSILALKKAARQLEEQNQELLEQLKIKSEAVEHYKAQVEKAITHYNGKKQLLVEAQEMNKNLEDSLEASKREVKALETEMTLARMELDQAKTQEKKLVTKVNSLEAQVDFANRQLREHKNIEFEKVRHREDLYMRGAETRQDTSTDSLELNDSLNPDSHSAMPGESSTPLVRSSERLAAKRRALGSESLETLYFTPIAQQGNKRKGDRNDALERKLETSITSFGDLVVDSTKKLTASARRRRTTQVINITMAKKALESVEGEESFSSLHSARSQPNLATQHSRPFSLDLSEEGALSKTDKLQSLPGYRRSAVHNVVPARATSTFCIGAENEPEHAADDWMRIAELQARNKACLPHLKSSYPLESRPSLGLPSFTITDDDMRMGDPDETIRRASMIPGQILDSLNSRRYSLAPGTSSNQAHAQSQPQRSTMLPGQIRSSTAAHRAAQNTKTTAPTRASANTRSPLAPKRHGSQLQGPDTPETKKLASCFPRPMTPKGRHANSQNRPPNSPADRRQSLMFTVVNTPKTNSRGDSRLQRGLNKLRNSARKSPAVASRALRSAVNGRSPIDSTRGKSPRNKSPKSSNAKKIKFRMKV; from the exons ATAAATCAAGGAGTTGACGTGGAGCTTCAGCTCGCCAAG GTGGCGCTTCTGCTTTGTTactgcagttttaaaaagaAGAACCTTGTACCTATGAGCACAAGTACAGAG GCGGTGATTGCTTCCATGTTTCACTTTGTAAAAGACAACGCGGAGGGTTTGTCTTTAGATGAAGGCCTAGATCAGTTTCTGACTCAGGATT CTGTGATGAACGTCTCGAGCTCCAGCTCTGACAGCGGAGCCGGTTCGTCATTTTACATCGATGATGAGTCTCCACTCTTCAGTCGCTTTCATCGTCCACCCAGAGTTCAATTTCAGGAGCTCTGCACTGTGGCCTCCAACTCAGATGG CTCTCCGATACAGGACATAATGAGCACGCCACATTTCCAGCTAAAGAAGCTCCGTAAGGAATTGGCAGAAGAGGGCGACATCAGAGATGAACTTGAAAAAGAGCTGGCCAGTCAGAGGAACATTATCTTAGAGAAAG AGGGCCTGATCTCTCAGCTGCATCACAGAGTAGACCGTCTGCTGCGGGAACAGGGACAGTTGGAGAAGGACCATAAAGCTGCTCTGCTGGAGCTCCAGGAGAAGAACGAGAG tcttCTTCATAGAGTACATGAGGTACTAAAGCAATGTCAAGACCTAAAAACGGACAACTCTCAGAAAGAGAAAAAGATTGACGATCTGACAGAGGAGAATGGGACTCTTGCTGCTCAG GTACGAAATGTCTTTGCCCAGCTGGCAAGAGCCGAGGAGGAAGTTGCTAAGCTCACGCTTGCCCACGAATCGTCAGAAGCTGAGTGGACGAACAGAAGGGAGTATCTAGAGAAAGAGCTGCATGAGGCCGTCACACACAGG GAGTACCTAAGTGAGCAGGTTCAGATCTTACAAGGAAAGATCTCTGCTCTAGAGGATGAACTTAATAAGGTTCAAAATCAGGAGAGAGGAGAGGTTCTTGGTCCCATCATGGAG TGGGAAAAGCTTAAACAGGACTTGGCGGATCTAACTCTTAAACTTGCTCAACTTCAAGACACTATTTCATGCCTTCAGAAGGAAAAAGCAGAGGTTGAGGCATTACTGGCTGAGGAGAGAGGCTCTTTTGAAAAGGAAACAAAAAGACTTCAGATTGTGGTGTTTGATTTGGAACAGTCCATTAGCAGCATCCGTATGGAGAGAGAGACACTACAGCAGGCTTTCCAGGCCCAGAAGGAAATGCTTACCGCACAGATAGACGCTCTGGAAAGTGACGTTTCTCGGATGCAACAGGTGGAAGTTCAGTTGACAGCGGAGATCAAGATCTCTGCGGACCTTCGCCAACAGAAAGGGGAGCTGGAAGAGAAGGTAGCCTCTTTAGACCAGATGGTCAATGCTCTACAGGCTGAGATCCAGGGGTTGGAAACAGAGCGAGCATCACAGCAGGATTCTCTTAACGCCCTCGTTGTAGACTTGCAGAGTGCCAAAGCAACCCTTGGGGAATACGAGGAGAAGTTAAAAGATCATCAGAATTTGTTACAAGAGAAGGATTCCTTAAAAAAGGAAGCATGGACAATGCGACAGGAAATTGATGAGCATCTGAAGGCCATTGGAGATCTTCAAGGGCAAATCAGTTTTCTAAGACAAGAGAAAACAGAGGAAGAGAACAAGGTTAGTCAAGCAGTGACCCAAATTGAGAGCCTTCAAAGCCAAATTTTGCAACTATCAGAGCAAATATCTCTAAAGGATGAAGAAATCAGAAATTTGAGTAAAGAGTATGACTCTTTAGACCACGAGTTAAAGCTTGTGAAGGAACAAAATgttgaaataaatgaaatgattAAAACAATTAGTAAAGACCATGAGGATACTATTAAGAAACTTCAGCAAGAACTTTGTTGTGCTTCTTTAACTGCATCAAAGAAACAGGAGGAAATGATGTCTTTGTCAGCTGAAGTAACATGTTTGAAAGAGAAGATCTGTCACTACAATGAAAACGAACTGCAGAAACAACAGGAGTTTTTTGTTTTAGAGGCAGAACACAAAGTGCTGATGGAAAATGCGACTTCTCTTCAGAACCAGTTGGCTGAGGTAAAAACTATGAGTGTCCAGAAGGAATCTGAGCTCATCTTGCTTCAACAGGAACTTTGCCATCAAGAAAACCTTAGAAAAGAAGCCCAGGAGCTTGAGACAGTCAGGTTTGAGAAGACTGTAAGTGAACTTCAAGCCAAAATCCTAGAGGTCTCTTCTGTTGCCTCAGAGAGGGCTGCTTTCGTGACTTCTCTTCAGGAAGAGATAAAGGATCTGCAGCTGAGAGCCAAACAATCTGAAGATGGTCTTCGCTCAGAGCTGGAAGAAAAGATTGACACCCTTCAAAGAAAACTAGATGCTGCCAAGTGTGTTACTGCAGATAAAGAACAACTGCTGGAGTGCTTGGAACAGAAGCTGAGGGAGATGGAACAGCTTTGCCAACAAAAGGAGAAAGAAGTCCTTGAGGCGCATCAGGCAAAGGTGGACCTGGAAAAGAGGATTGTTGAGCTTTATGTTGAGAAAGATCAACTTATTGAGTGTCAACAGAAGTTAGACCTATTGCGGAAGGAAAGGGACCACCTTTCAGCTGAAGTGACATCTCTCAAAGGGGATATATGCCGTTCCCTAGAAAATGAACGACAGAAACAACAGGAAATTTCTGTGCTGGAGGCTAACCACAATGCTTTAAAGGAAAGCTTGGCTGCTCTTCAGAGCCAGTTGGTGGAGGTGACAGCTACTGCTTCTCAGAAAGATTCTGAGCTCCTCTTGCTTCAACAGGAGCTTGCCCAACAAGAGACCCTGAGAAAAAGCGCTCAGGAGCTTGAGACAGTCAAGTGTGAAGAATTTGAGAGAAAGGTGAGTGAGCTTCAAACCAAGATTCAAGAGGTTTCCGCTCTGTCTTGTGAGAAAGAAGCTCAAGTAATTTCACTTCAAAATGAGATAAACCATCAGCAGTTGAGAGCAAAACAAACTGAAGATGATCTCAACAAAAAGCTGGAAGAGAAGGTTGGCTGCCTTCAAGGAGATCTAGATGCTGCCAATTCTGTTGTTGCAGTTAAAGAACGACTGCTGGAGTCCTTGGAACAGAAGCTGAGGGAGATGGAACAGCTTTGCCAACAAAAGGAGAAAGATGTCCTTGAGACCCATCAGGCAAAGGTGGACCTGGAAAAGAGGATTGTTGAGCTTTATGTTGAGAAAGATCAACTGACTGAGTGCCAGCAGAATTTAGACCTTATAAGGAAGGAAAGGGACAACTTTTCAGCTGAAGTGACATCTCTCAAGAAGGAAATATGCCATTCCCTAGAAAATGAACAACAGAAACAACAGGAAATTTCTGTGCTGGAGGCTAACCACAATGCTTTGAAGGAAAACTTGGCTGCTCTTCAGAGCCAGTTGGTGGAGGTGACAGCAACCGCTTCTCAGAAGGAATCTGAGCTCCTCTTGCTTCAGCAGGAGCTTACCCAACAAGAGACCCATAGAAAAAAGGCTCAGGAGCTTGAGACAGTCAAGTGTGAAGAGTTTGAGAAAACGACGAGTGAGCTTCAAGCCAAGATTAAAGAGGTTTCTGCTCTGGCCTGTGAGAGAGAAGCTCAAGTAATTTCACTTCAAAATGAGATAAAGGATCAGCAGTTGAGAGCAAAACAAATTGAAGATGATCTCAACAAAAAGCTGGAAGAGAAGGTTGGCTCCCTACAAGGAGATTTAGATGTTGCCAATTCTGTTGCTGCAGATAAAGAACAACAGCTGGAGTCTTTGGAAAAGAAGCTGAGGGAGGTGGAACTGCTTTGCCAGCAAAAGGAGAAAACTGTCATTGAGGTGCATCAGACCAAAGAGGCTCTGGAGAAGAGGATTGTTGAGCATTATGTTGAGAAACAACAGCTAAATGAGTGTCAGCAGAATTTAGACATCTTGAAAAAGGAACGAGACCAAATGTCAGCTGAAATAACATCTCTTAAAGAGGAAGTACACAGTTACCAGGAGAATGAAATGCAGAAACAACATGAGAGGTCTCTTATAGAAGTTGAATGCAACACATTAAAGGAGAACCTGGCTGCCGTTAAGGTGCAGTTGCTGGAGGTGACGTCTACATGCTCACAAAAGGAATCAGAGTTTCTCTTGCTGAAAAATGAGCTTCACCAACAAGAGATCCTTAGAAAAACAGCTCAAGAACTTGAGAACGCTAAGTGTGAAGATCTTGAGAGAAAGGTGAGTGACCTTCAGGCTAAAATCCTTGAAGTGTCTACTCTTGCTTCTGAGAGGGAAGCCTGTGTGACTTCTCTTCAAGAAAAGCTGACTGATCATCAGTTGAGGGCCAAACAGTCTGAAGATGATCTCCGCAGGGAGCTGGAGGAGAAAATTGGAACTTTACAGGTGCAGCTGGAAACTGCCAGTCATCATGCTGCAGAAAAAGATCGTCTCCAGCAGTCTTTGGATGAGAAGGTGAGGGAGATGGAGCAACAAAATGAGAAAGATGTCTTTGAGACGCATCAGGCAAAGGAGGATCTGGAAAGGAGAATTGTTGAGCTTCTTGATGAGAAACAACATTTGAATGAGTGCCAACAAAATTTGGAAACAATGAGGAAAGAAAGAGACCACCTGTCAGCTGAAGTAACATCACTCAAAGAGGAAATCTGCCATTACCAAGAGAATCAGGTGAAAAAACAACAGGAAATGGCTGTGTTAGAGGTTGAACACAACACATTAAAGAAGAACTTGGATGCCCTTAACAATCGATTGGAGGAGGTGACAACTATAGCTTCACAGAAGGAATCTGAACTTGCCTTGCTTCAAAATGAGCTTTCCCAACAAGAGGTCCTTAAAGAAAATGCTCAAGAGCTTGAGAAGAATGTGAGTGAACTTCAAGCTAAAATACTAGAGGTTTCCACTCTTGCCTCTGAGAGGAAAGCTCaaataagtttacttcaagATGAAGTGAAAAATCAACAATTAAGTGCCATACAGTCTGAAAATGATCTCCGCAAAGAGCTGGAGGAAAAGATTGGAATTTTACAGGGACAATTTAAAACTGCTAGTTGTGATGCTGCAGAAAAGGATAGTATCCTGAAGTCTGTGGGCCAGAAGCTGAAAGAGATGGAAGTGCTTTATCAGCAAAAGGAGAAAGATGTTTTTGAGTCACATAAAGCAAAGGTGGACCTAGAGAAGAGGATTGTTGAACTTCTTGATGAGAAGCAACAACTGAATGAGTGCCAGCAGAATTTGGATACAATGAACAAGGAAAGAGACCACCTGTCCTCACTTAGCCAGTCTCTACAGAGAGAATGTGATGCATCCCAGAGAATTCGAGCTGAGCTGGAGTTAAAGGTAGAGGAGCAAAGTGGCTCCATCCTTGCTCTTAAAAAGGCTGCTCGACAGTTGGAGGAGCAGAATCAGGAACTTTTGGAGCAACTGAAGATAAAGTCAGAAGCAGTAGAACACTACAAAGCACAG GTGGAGAAAGCAATAACTCACTATAATGGTAAAAAGCAGCTGTTGGTGGAGGCTCAGGAGATGAACAAGAATCTTGAGGACTCACTGGAGGCCAGCAAAAGGGAGGTCAAGGCTCTGGAGACAGAGATGACATTGGCTCGCATGGAACTAGACCAGGCGAAGACCCAGGAGAAGAAACTTGTAACCAAAGTTAACAGCTTGGAGGCTCAG GTGGACTTTGCTAACAGACAGCTGAGAGAGCACAAAAATATTGAATTTGAAAAGGTGAGACACAGGGAAGATCTGTACATGAGAGGCGCAGAAACACGGCAGGACACCAGCACAGATAGCTTGGAGCTGAACGATTCACTCAACCCTGACAG TCATTCAGCAATGCCCGGTGAGTCCAGCACTCCGTTGGTACGTAGCTCTGAGCGTTTGGCTGCTAAACGTCGTGCCCTGGGCTCAGAATCCCTTGAGACTCTCTATTTCACACCTATTGCTCAACAAGGCAACAAGCGAAAAGGTGATCGAAATGATGCCCTCGAACGCAAACTGGAGACAAGTATCACTTCTTTTGGTGATCTTGTGGTCGACTCCACTAAGAAACTCACGGCCTCAGCCCGCAGGCGACGCACTACACAGGTTATCAACATCACCATGGCCAAG AAGGCACTAGAAAGTGTTGAAGGGGAGGAGTCATTTTCTAGTCTGCACTCTGCCCGATCTCAACCTAACCTGGCAACACAACACTCACGACCTTTCTCCCTGGACCTCTCAGAGGAAGGTGCTTTATCAAAAACCGACAAACTACAAAGTCTGCCTGGATATCGCAGAAGTGCTGTGCACAATGTTGTCCCAGCACGAG ccACCAGTACATTCTGTATCGGGGCAGAGAATGAACCTGAGCACGCTGCTGATGACTGGATGCGCATCGCTGAACTGCAGGCACGAAACAAAGCCTGCCTGCCTCACCTGAAGAGCAGCTACCCGCTGGAGTCCAGG CCCAGTCTGGGACTTCCCTCGTTCACCATAACAGATGATGACATGCGGATGGGTGATCCAGATGAGACGATTCGGCGTGCATCCATGATACCGGGTCAGATTCTGGATTCCCTAAACTCTCGACGCTACTCTCTGGCACCTGGAACAAGCTCAAACCAGGCTCATGCACAATCGCAGCCCCAACGCTCCACCATGTTACCCGGTCAGATCCGATCCAGCACTGCTGCTCACCGGGCTGCACAGAACACAAAAACAACCGCACCCACGCGAGCATCAGCGAATACACGTAGCCCGTTGGCTCCCAAACGCCATGGATCCCAATTGCAAGGCCCTGATACACCAGAG ACAAAGAAGTTGGCAAGCTGCTTCCCACGACCAATGACGCCCAAAGGCAGGCATGCAAACAGTCAAAACAGACCTCCAAACTCTCCC GCTGACCGAAGACAATCTCTCATGTTCACCGTGGTGAATACTCCAAAGACTAACAGTCGCGGAGACAGCAGACTGCAGAGAGGCCTCAACAAGCTGCGCAACAGCGCCCGAAAATCTCCTGCCGTGGCGAGTCGAGCCCTGCGATCTGCAGTTAACGGCAGATCTCCTATAGACTCAACTCGAGGAAAATCGCCCCGAAACAAGTCTCCCAAATCTTCTAATgccaaaaag ATTAAATTCAGGATGAAAGTTTAA